ACCGCAAAAACAGCATGGGCATTTGAATTACGAATGATGGCAACATCCGTCGAAAAAAGTAGCGACTTAATCCGCGAACCAAACACTTTGATCCCTGAAGCCTCATAAATTTCTTCGGGCATAACCACGATTCTTCCCCGTAACTGCGAATTATACTCGGGAACAGCGCGTTTTTCAGCCGCTGATCGTTCTTTAATAACAACAACAGGGACGGCATGATCATCTAATTCGGTAGTTACTGTCTCATAATTTCCTACAATAACTTGTTCCGTTTGCGATAAAACTTTTTTTACTTCGGGCTTTTTAGCTTCCGATTCGTTTTTTTCGGGCAAATCAATACACTCCTCTATAAAAATAATTACATTTGTATTTTATAACAGTTTTTTCACTATAGAAAACAAAAGCACCAAACTTAATAAAAAATTCTTCAAATGTTTCAAGTATTTAACTATCGAAAAACCGCGTAATTATTCAATACTTGTCTCTGATAATAACAGCTACTCTCAAACTAGAGTGCCAGACCTTATCCACAATTATTGCATAATTACGCGGTTCTTCTATATGACAACACACTTAGTTAACACCATTAAGCATTGCTAGCTAATTGGTCAGCTTTATCACACTTTAACTTTAAACCATTGGCTGTCTCAAATAAGATAGAAATCTTTTCATTTTCTAACGAATAGATGACACGTTTACCTATTTTTTCAGACGTAATAATATTGTTTTTTCTTAAAGTGATTAAATGATGTGAAGTTGTAGCCACCGATGCTCCGATGAATTGAGAAATTTCATAGACACATAATCGATCATAATTCATCAATAATTCAACGATTTTCACACGATTTAAATCACCTAAAACCTTAAAAATATTCGCTTTTTGTTCAACCAATTGGTTATCGAGGACTAAATCAACCTCAACACGCTGCTCCTCTATTTGTTCATCATTTAAACATTCATATTCTGTCATTCTCAACGACTCCTTTTAATTATTCCTGGTCTCATCTAGTCAATGATTTTTCATTCAAATCATCCTAATAATAAAAGTATATCAAAAAACTAATAGAAAAGACAGACATAATCAAACTTAATTTGAATGTTATAAACCATCAGACAATTATTGTGCAGACTCTTCCGCATTTTCCAATGCACTAAACAATTCCAAGCCGATCATTTCATTAAATGCGTCTGCGGTTATAACTTGATCATCCGTTGGCTGTGCGATAGCTAATTGATTGAGTCCGATAAAATATTCTACGGCATGTGTTTCGTCATCATTAATCATACTTAAAGACAATGAAGCGGTATCCATCGAAATGGCGATGGAGCCTGTAAACGGTTGGCTAAAGAATTCAAATACGCCTTCTAACCCATCATTATTCGCTTCGTCTTGTCCATCAAGTAAGAGCGCTTGAAAAGCATCGCGATTTTCTTGGGTTACATCATAATAATAAATTTCACCCACCTCGGTTTCAACCGTTGAAAAATCAACACCCTCTGTTTGGAAATAGTCAAAGAGGCGTGTGAGGAAGTAATCATCGACGGCACGTATTTCATCATACATTAGCTGATGCTCTGCTGTTGCGTATTCATTATCAATCATCAAACCGCTAATTTCATCACTATTAAGCTGTGCATATTGATAAAACGCTTCTACCGTTGTGCCTGCATATAAATCAGGATAATTATTTAAACCTTCCGCCATCGCGGCCATTAAATCATCACTCGGGATTAAAGAACGTTGAAACTCGCCCTGGTTTGTTTCAATCAAAACACTCGAATTAATGGTTGAAGGGGCACTGTGCATTAAGTAATATAAATCCCCGTCACGTACATACCGCAACGAACGCACTGCAAATTCATCAGCATTAACCGCCTCTAAATAATTAAACCCATTTGAGACATAACGCGGTTGCGACTGTAACGCTTCAATCACACTTAGAGGATTGCCTTCTTCAAGCTGAACCTCATTAAGTGCCAACAAATCAATGGCTTCTTCAGCATTTTCTTCAACCGAGACAGCTTGTGATTCTACCACTGATTCACTGTCATCTTGAGCATAAATAGCGTTTTGATTAAATTGCAATAAAAAACTAGTCAGTAAACTTAAATAAACAATTGTCTTTTTTTTCATAATAATCCTTTCATCTTGTCGGTTTTAATTGAGTTCATTAAGCTTGGAAAGCAGTGGAATAAGTTCTGTAAATGAGCGTATAATATAATCTGCTTCCTTTAAGTGATCAAGGTGCTCATCTTCTAAGGCTAAGCCAATAGCAGCCTTTGTTTTCGCACCAAATTCCATATCCACACTCGAATCGCCCACATAAACGAGTTCATGTGGCGGAATCCCATGATTAGCATGAATAACATCAAAAGCACTTGATTCTGGTTTGCTCCCATATTGATCGGCATTACCAATAAAATCAAAATAAGAAATGAGTCCAGCGCGCGTTAACATCATATCCGTCAATTTTTGATTGTCATTTGTAACAACCCCTAGAAAATAACCTTGATCTTTCAATGTTTCTAGAGATTCAACGACCCCATCAATGACTGGAATGGGATCTTGGCGTCCTTTAAAGTAATCCATAAAATAACTTTCTATTCGTTCACTAATCTCTGCCACTGATAAAGGTAAAACTAAACTTATGGCTTTGGCCTGATCCTCAATACTCCCAGCGGCAACCGTCGAGTTGCTTAGAATAGCTGTGTCAGTTACACCAATGGATAATTTAAATGCTTTTTTTTCATTTTCAGTTAAGTCAGTTTCTTCTAATAAAATATTCACTACTTCAATGGTTGGTTGATCCCAACTATTACCCAATTCAACTAAGGTTCCATCCTTATCAAAAATAATACCTTTTAACATATAACCCTCACTTTTATTATTTTTTTAAAGCATAGGCATCTAAAAAAGATGAACTTCCAATGATAGTGATTGAAACTATTGACATTTCCACTATCATTGAAAGTTTAATTTTTAAATCATTCACATTTTTTAAAGCCAATGGCTGCAATAAGTTCATTTAGTTAAACATATTCGTAATTAGATAGACACTTGTTAGAAGCATTAAGTGATATTTATTTGACAGAATATTAACCGGTAGGTTACTGACTGAATGGTTACTTATTATGTCGATTGTATCAGAATTGATTAAATCCATAAACCAATTAGTTATTGACATACTATTATTATACAATCGGTTAACCATTAAGGTAAAAGCCATAGTAAATGTTCTGGTTGGCTTTTGAACGAGTGATGATGTTACAGCGTTATGTTGTTGCTGGGTTGGCCTTTGAGGATTTTCATTATTTGGTTCGGATTGGACGGGTGATATTTGAGGCTCCGTCGCTTCACTGGACGATTCGATTGGTTTGGGTTCACTACTCGCCTCAGTTTCACTACTTGCCGCTTGTGATTCAGACGTTTCATCCACATCACTTTCTGGAGGAAGCTGGCTCTCGACGGATTCAAATGAACCAGGCGGCTCAGGATTAATGACACTACTGGTTTGTTCTTCACCATTGGAATATGTTTCTTCATATTCATCACGATTATTACTTTCGGCTGTAGGTTGACTGGTCGCTTGACTTTGTGCATAAACAGGCGTTTGGATATAGGGTAAAGCAGACACATTAATTAAAAGCATAGCAAAAAAGGCCATGACACCTTTCAAATAACATTTTTTCATTGTCTTCCTCCTTTGCCTGATTGCTTTAATTTTAGCACAAGAAGAACCAGAATATTTTTATGTCATCATTTTGTATTATAAATATAACTTTGCTTAACATTCGGTGAAATATTTGCTATATATTTTAATTTAATTTTAAAGCATAGTGACTACATCGCTTTAGGTTCCATACACGCTTGTAATATATTTACAACATCATTTTTGTTTAACGGCACATAGGCATTTTCTAAGCGTGAAGCCGCTGCCGTAGCCATTTCATCAAAGAATTCATCCGACGTAATTCCCACTTCCGGTAAGGTCATCGGTAAGCCTGCATCCAAGAAAAACTGGTAAGTTTTATCAATTGCTAAACGAGCCGCAGCATAAGGATCCCCAGCGCTAGGAATATTCCATACCTTTTCGGCATACATAGCAAATCGCTCAACCGTTTGATCATTTAAGATATACGCCATCCAACGCGGTGTTAAAATCGCTAATCCGACCGCATGTGTAATATCATAATAAGCTGACAAAACATGTTCAATTGGATGACACGTCCAAGGTCCACCTTTTCCAAAACTCGTTAAACCATTCAAGGCTAAAGTTGATGCCCACATGAGATTCGCACGCGCGTCATAATTTTCTGGTTCTTGTAAAGCGATAGGTAAATAATGAATGCACGCATTTAAAATCCCTTCAGCTAAACGATCCTGTATAAAGACCTCTTCCTCATGACTAAAATATATTTCGAACGTATGGGACATAATATCGGCAGTTCCTGCTGCTGTTTGATGCTTGGAAACACTAAAAGTGTAAGTGGGATCACAAATTGAAGCATAAGGATACATATGGTAGCTTCTCGTACCTATTTTTTCTTTGGTTGCAAAATTAGTAATAACACCGCTAGCATTCATTTCTGTTCCCGTTGCCGAAAGGGTTAAGACATCGATTAAGGGCAATGCATCTTGGATTAAGTCCGGTTGCTTGACTAGTTCCCATGGATCGCCATCAAATTTAGCTGCCGCAGCCATTACCTTTGAAGCGTCAATGGTTGAGCCACCTCCAACAGCCAAGACGACATCTATATCATGTGTTTTACAGAGTTCGGCGCCTTTTCTGACCGTTTCAATCCGTGGGTTAGGCTCAATTCCAGCTAATTCAATCATTTCACACTCGGGCAATAAGGCAAGAATGGTATCATATAGACCATTGCGTTTGATACTACCCCCACCATAAGTTAATAAGACCTTCTTACCAAACTCATTAATCAAATTGGGCAAATGCTCTATTTGATTTTTGCCAAAATATAATTTTGTAGGAATATCATAAATAAAATTTTTCATCCTTTTTCTCCTTTATCGTTATAGGTTATTTTTCAAAAAGTAAAGCAATATTTTAGACTTTTCTCCTCTTAAATTTATTAAACATATCCATAACTTAAAAATATTATGCTTGAATGATTAAAATAAAAACAATTCAATTAATCCATAGACTTTAAATCTAAGACTATTTATGTTAGGCTTTCATTATTCAGAGATAATAATAATTTTTTAGTTTCAATTTTTGTTAATTTTTAATAAATTTTGATAATTTACTTTTATTTATAGAAGAATTGTTGTAATATAGTATTACTGTAAATTGAAAGGAGTTGAAATTTTGTATATATCAAACGTTAATTCAGCATCCATAAAACTAAAATCGATTGTTCAAGAAAATATCCCTATTGGACAAGATTTAACCCTTTTATCTGAGGATGAATTGATCATCATTTATATACATAAAGGGTCTGCCACCTACCGACACAATGGCGAAGAAGGAGAAATTAAAAAACGTGATTTAATTATTTTAAATCCACATCACCAACTTGATTTATCACCCATTCGTAAAATTGAATGGATTAAAGTATCATTGAGTGGTGTTTTATTCACCTCTTCATTGGAAGCAAATTCACAGGAACAATTATTTATTGTCAGTGACAAAGGACAGTCTATTAAGCATTATTTAGATTTAACTTTAATGGAAATGGAAAATCCATTTCGCGGATCTGAAATCATCATGAAAAAACTATTGGAATGTGTCATGGTTCATGTTTTAAGAAATAACGAGCTCTCAATCAAAGATTCAACCACGCAAATCAAACACAATGAGATTGAAATTATCCAAGCTTATATACGTGAAAACTATTCTAAAAAGATTACCCTTGATGAACTTTCAGATTTAGTAGGCATTAATAAGTATTATCTCATTCGTCTATTCAAACAACAAACAGGCTTATCACCGATTGATTATTTAATTCACGTTCGGTTAGAAGAGGCTGAAAAACTATTATCTCAGTCAAATGTAACTATTTCAAAAATTTCTGATATCGTTGGTTTTCACTCCCCTTCGCATTTTTCGAAAACATTTAAGGAAAGCAATCATATGACACCTTCAAGTTATCGAAAAAAATATTCCGCTGACCATGTAACTACCTAATTAAAGTGGTGTCTATCCGGCTAAGATTCCGTCTTTGGAATCTTAGCCCTTTTTTTATGCCCAATTAAGATTCCCATATTCAGATGAATATGTGAGGGTAAAATAGCTTTAAGTTTCGCCAAATTATCAGCCTTTAAATGCCATGTTAAAGGTGTCATTTGTAACAAACGCTCAAGCTCTTCCATCGTTAATTCCACTACTTCATTGATTTGATAGTAGGAATTTTCTGGAAAAGCCTCTTGAAATTTTTCGATAATAGGTTGATTATCATACTTCTCTTGAATCGCAAAACCTAATTGAATTAAAGCTTGACGAATTTCAATCAAATAATCCTTTTCTGCAATGACTTTCACTATTTGTCCATCATCTTTTAAAACTCGTTTAAATTCGGTATAGTTTGCCGGTGATAATATTGACAAGATGATATCTATGCGCTGATTTTGAAGTGGAAGTTGAGCTAAATCGGCAACTAATGAAAGCATCTCACCATTATAGGAAGTCGCTAACTGAATGCCATCTTTAGCCAAATCTACCCCAATAAGACTTAAAGCTTTATCGCTTGATGCATGTAAAACATGCAAATAACTGCCTTCACCACTCCCAGCATCAAGCACCACATCCCCGTTAGAGAGCTGTGTATTTAAATAACGCATCAAAGGGACCAGTAACGGACGGTAAAAAGCTGATTCGGTAATAATATACCGCCGATGTTGAAAGAGGGTTTTATCATAGTCTGTTTGTTGCGTTGCTTGTTTAGATAGGTAGAAATAACCTTGCTTTGCGCTATCAAAACGATGATTATTGCTACAGACCAGGCTGTTCCCTTGCCTCTTTAAAGGAGCATGACAGTGGATACATTGAAACACCTCTGGATGGTTGTCTAACCAGTCTAAACTTTGTGCGAGTTTTGTTTTTTTCATTAATTCAGCCATAGGCACTCCTTCAAAAAAGATAAAAACCCATAAATGGATCGTTAGTTGCCCTAATCGTCTATCCATTTATGGGTTATTTGCTTTGCTTAATCTTCTAACCCGCGTTCGCGACGGATAACATCAGCAATTTTATTGACATATTGATTCACTTTCTCATCGGTTGATGCTTCAGCCATCACACGTAGTAAAGGCTCTGTCCCACTAGGCCGGACTAAAATGCGACCATCACCATTCATTTCGGCTTCGACTTCTTCAATCACCGCTTTAACGGCTGGAACATCCATCACAGTATGCTTGTCTTTGACACGGATATTCACCAGTTTTTGAGGGAAGATTTGTACTTCACTAGCTAATTCAGATAAAGATTTGCCGGTTTCTTTCATCACATTTAATAATTGGATGGCCGTTAACAAACCATCACCTGTCGTATTATGATTTAATAAAACGATATGACCGGATTGCTCGCCCCCTAAAGTATAACCTCCACGGCGCATTTCTTCGACAACATAACGATCGCCGACTTGAGTCTTTAAAGCCGTCATCCCATTATTTTCAACCGCTTTATGGAATCCAATGTTGCTCATTACAGTTGATACAATGGTATTTTCAGCTAATTGACCTTTTTCTTTTAGGTTTTTACCTATAATATACATAATTTTATCGCCATCGACAATTTGACCTTGTTCATCGCAAGCAATTAAACGATCGCCATCACCATCAAAAGCTAGACCCACCATGGCTTTTTTCTCTAAAACAAAGGCTTGAAGTTTCTCAGGATGCGTCGACCCGACACCATCATTAATATTAATCCCATTGGGTCTGTCACCCATGGTATAGAAATCTGTTTCTAAATCAGCAAATAATTGATTAATAATCGGAGCCGTTGCGCCATTAGCTGCATCAATACAAACAGTAATGCCTTCTAAGTCAGATGGGATGGTCGATTGTAAAAATTGACTATATTTGATTAAACCTTCAGGAAATTCATCCACCACGCCTAAACCTTCTGCGCTTGGGCGAGGCAAATTATCCTCTTTTAATTCTAGTAAAGCTTCAATTTCTAGCTCTTGATCATCGGATAATTTAAATCCATCCGCTCCAAAAAATTTGATACCGTTATCCTCAGCTGGATTGTGCGAAGCGCTAATCATAACACCAGCCACAGCTCCTTGAGTACGTGTTAAATAGGCAACCGCCGGTGTTGAAATCACGCCTAACTGCATCACTTCAATTCCCACCGATAACAAACCCGCTGTTAAAGCATTTTCTAATAAATACCCCGAAATACGGGTATCACGTGCAACTAAAACGCGTGGATGTTCAATATCAGGTGCGTGTTGTTGCAACACATACCCTCCAAATCGACCTAATTTAAACGCTAATTCTGGGGTAAGTTCTTTGTTGGCTACACCTCTTACTCCATCTGTACCAAAATATTTGCCCATTTATTTGTCTCCTAACTTTGATAAATTACTATCCTCTTTAACTTATGAGGGTTCGTCTGATGATACTTGTGATTCATTTGATTCATTAGTAGTTAGATCTTCTGCTTGACTATGACTTTCTTCAACACTTTCATCTGTAGCACTACTATTCTCACTACTATTGACTTGTTGAATAGGTGTAATCCGCTCACCTAATATTTGTTGTATGTCTACTTCAATAGCTACTTCACTTTGACTAATACTTCGGATATTCTCAGGGACATTAATCACCCCAGTGACAATGGCTGTTTCCGTTAAACCCGAAACATCCACCACAACATCTAGAACACCTAATTGATTAACCAAATCGGGTTCAGCTACTATTTCTACTTGGTTAGCGTCAGCAAAGGAATAATTGTAACTAAATGTTTGTAAGTTTTCACCACGCGGACTTATCCTTAAAGGTATATTGACCCTTTGCGGAACAACTTCAATATCAACTTGGATTTCGCCGGTTGATGTATTAACGTCTAATAGATTATCATCTTCATCTAATATTTGTAATCTAAATTGAGCAGAAAAACTTTCTGACATAGGCTCTTCAGAAACGATACGAATGATAGCCTGCTTAACATTTTCAATTTTAGCACTATCTCCTGTTAATTCCACTTCACTCGGATCCATAGTCACATGGGATACTTCATAACCTTCAGCAATCGTTCCATCAACGATTTCATACTCCACAGGCACTGTAATGGTGGCTTTACGCGAAAGTCTTACAATCACTTGAGAAGGCGAAATTTCATAATTAATATCTTCTGGTAACCCAACGGCTAACAAGCGGATGGCACGTGAGCCAGTTGGTAAGTTAGTTAAATCTTCTGTCTCCACGCGGAAGTTATCAATGGATAGCTGACTAATTAAATTACGAGGACCTGTTAGTCGAATAGCCACCGTATCTGGTAACCCACTAATATACAAGTCATCATCATGTTCGCCTAAAAAGACGGGAACATTCGAAATCGTCTCACTAGAGTCAACACTAGCAAATTGTTGATTGCTTGCGCTTTGGAATTGTTGATTATTCCCACTGGTGACAAAGACATAGAGTAATAAAGTAAATAAAAGAGCGACACCTCTCACTACCCAAACATTGTCAAAGGATGGTTTTTTCATTGGTCATCCCCCCTTTGTTTAAAGTTGGTATTTAAATAACTACGTATGTTCTGTATCAACCCTTGATCTCTTAGTACGTCTTCTTCTTCAAAGAGGTATTTATTTAAAAGAGTTTCTAAATCTGCTTGGGATAAATCCCGATGGAATTCACCTTTTTTAACAATACTGATTGCGCCAGTTTCTTCTGAAATAACCAAGGTCATGGCATCTGATACTTCGCTTAAGCCAATGGCTGCGCGGTGTCTGGTCCCTAATTCTTTAGGAATTTGATCGCTCTC
This window of the Fundicoccus culcitae genome carries:
- a CDS encoding ArsR/SmtB family transcription factor; the protein is MTEYECLNDEQIEEQRVEVDLVLDNQLVEQKANIFKVLGDLNRVKIVELLMNYDRLCVYEISQFIGASVATTSHHLITLRKNNIITSEKIGKRVIYSLENEKISILFETANGLKLKCDKADQLASNA
- a CDS encoding HAD family hydrolase, with the protein product MLKGIIFDKDGTLVELGNSWDQPTIEVVNILLEETDLTENEKKAFKLSIGVTDTAILSNSTVAAGSIEDQAKAISLVLPLSVAEISERIESYFMDYFKGRQDPIPVIDGVVESLETLKDQGYFLGVVTNDNQKLTDMMLTRAGLISYFDFIGNADQYGSKPESSAFDVIHANHGIPPHELVYVGDSSVDMEFGAKTKAAIGLALEDEHLDHLKEADYIIRSFTELIPLLSKLNELN
- a CDS encoding CdaR family protein; this translates as MKKPSFDNVWVVRGVALLFTLLLYVFVTSGNNQQFQSASNQQFASVDSSETISNVPVFLGEHDDDLYISGLPDTVAIRLTGPRNLISQLSIDNFRVETEDLTNLPTGSRAIRLLAVGLPEDINYEISPSQVIVRLSRKATITVPVEYEIVDGTIAEGYEVSHVTMDPSEVELTGDSAKIENVKQAIIRIVSEEPMSESFSAQFRLQILDEDDNLLDVNTSTGEIQVDIEVVPQRVNIPLRISPRGENLQTFSYNYSFADANQVEIVAEPDLVNQLGVLDVVVDVSGLTETAIVTGVINVPENIRSISQSEVAIEVDIQQILGERITPIQQVNSSENSSATDESVEESHSQAEDLTTNESNESQVSSDEPS
- a CDS encoding iron-containing alcohol dehydrogenase, encoding MKNFIYDIPTKLYFGKNQIEHLPNLINEFGKKVLLTYGGGSIKRNGLYDTILALLPECEMIELAGIEPNPRIETVRKGAELCKTHDIDVVLAVGGGSTIDASKVMAAAAKFDGDPWELVKQPDLIQDALPLIDVLTLSATGTEMNASGVITNFATKEKIGTRSYHMYPYASICDPTYTFSVSKHQTAAGTADIMSHTFEIYFSHEEEVFIQDRLAEGILNACIHYLPIALQEPENYDARANLMWASTLALNGLTSFGKGGPWTCHPIEHVLSAYYDITHAVGLAILTPRWMAYILNDQTVERFAMYAEKVWNIPSAGDPYAAARLAIDKTYQFFLDAGLPMTLPEVGITSDEFFDEMATAAASRLENAYVPLNKNDVVNILQACMEPKAM
- the glmM gene encoding phosphoglucosamine mutase produces the protein MGKYFGTDGVRGVANKELTPELAFKLGRFGGYVLQQHAPDIEHPRVLVARDTRISGYLLENALTAGLLSVGIEVMQLGVISTPAVAYLTRTQGAVAGVMISASHNPAEDNGIKFFGADGFKLSDDQELEIEALLELKEDNLPRPSAEGLGVVDEFPEGLIKYSQFLQSTIPSDLEGITVCIDAANGATAPIINQLFADLETDFYTMGDRPNGININDGVGSTHPEKLQAFVLEKKAMVGLAFDGDGDRLIACDEQGQIVDGDKIMYIIGKNLKEKGQLAENTIVSTVMSNIGFHKAVENNGMTALKTQVGDRYVVEEMRRGGYTLGGEQSGHIVLLNHNTTGDGLLTAIQLLNVMKETGKSLSELASEVQIFPQKLVNIRVKDKHTVMDVPAVKAVIEEVEAEMNGDGRILVRPSGTEPLLRVMAEASTDEKVNQYVNKIADVIRRERGLED
- a CDS encoding AraC family transcriptional regulator, coding for MYISNVNSASIKLKSIVQENIPIGQDLTLLSEDELIIIYIHKGSATYRHNGEEGEIKKRDLIILNPHHQLDLSPIRKIEWIKVSLSGVLFTSSLEANSQEQLFIVSDKGQSIKHYLDLTLMEMENPFRGSEIIMKKLLECVMVHVLRNNELSIKDSTTQIKHNEIEIIQAYIRENYSKKITLDELSDLVGINKYYLIRLFKQQTGLSPIDYLIHVRLEEAEKLLSQSNVTISKISDIVGFHSPSHFSKTFKESNHMTPSSYRKKYSADHVTT
- a CDS encoding putative RNA methyltransferase, which translates into the protein MAELMKKTKLAQSLDWLDNHPEVFQCIHCHAPLKRQGNSLVCSNNHRFDSAKQGYFYLSKQATQQTDYDKTLFQHRRYIITESAFYRPLLVPLMRYLNTQLSNGDVVLDAGSGEGSYLHVLHASSDKALSLIGVDLAKDGIQLATSYNGEMLSLVADLAQLPLQNQRIDIILSILSPANYTEFKRVLKDDGQIVKVIAEKDYLIEIRQALIQLGFAIQEKYDNQPIIEKFQEAFPENSYYQINEVVELTMEELERLLQMTPLTWHLKADNLAKLKAILPSHIHLNMGILIGHKKRAKIPKTES